Proteins encoded within one genomic window of Vanrija pseudolonga chromosome 3, complete sequence:
- the prz1_0 gene encoding Transcriptional regulator prz1, whose translation MMSAVEHKFDDVNVEDFIKQFTTTDSPARPQLIDYGSQFAHFSHSESSPPYEGIGLSDLSGSSHSSEWLQNLDNIGLDSTLTPSSRGSSLETPSLPQNSSLIGSINPSRLKEVAAGKMASYPDHEGEAEPVWAMPVQVIPSNPLPTFAPSGLNPAGDEAFTTPTPKASAQTKRATRKHDEMDDGTTPSKRIRRMSSLPEIYIPVVQQPVPRVLQRSASSGGIIMPSQDDGAGSPFFKASPLEAPMSAPIPQQAQFTSYQMPVNPATSVPTMHTRTYSNYSSLATIPEAPSSAPADVQWATVPQQVHQHVQQQQQQQQQQQQQQQYQEHQQPQQYQQQAQPQQQPQQFQQQHPQAALGFQYGSVQDTSTYVPPPTASTLHSPALQSPMPPATPSLPSNMAGPKPPVAPSLPPNMGVSRPVMTHQHTLSASAIMPGGRPIQQQFRAYPQHVGNNPPNFGVGRPQPAHLRRSSDTELAFGTQGNVGAMLRSTSVPQGPGAMNTRPATAGGIYQPQQLPPPPPIGTNFTYQPSAIPLTPYPEHVQTQPGVPPNYGQIAIGRPAPAMAIGRPVPPTVQTMIPVTLQQQQQQQQQQQRKRVSSKRVGQCLKPGPKGKNKNKPDAIASAISSGATLPGGASSSVLHLGPSGPNVLTGRSTSVATQPANMVPVTFDEFCAAFNRTPRGTLVPTPAMDLLIERLMYATDDTVVDACFRWCYTIGTEFNKAAQKQSKYFKCSFEECADSAQRIFMRKSAVDSHVRTHIGYRPYKCEVDARFVRKHDRDRHTQTTHKNEKSFECADCKQNFARSDALLRHRAKRDACKARIG comes from the exons ATGATGTCGGCTGTAGAGCACAAGTTTGACGACGTCAACGTCGAGGACTTCATCAAGCAGTTCACTACCACCGATTCGCCTGCCAGGCCACAGCTCATCGACTACGGCTCCCAGTTCGCCCACTTCTCCCACTCCGAGTCCTCGCCTCCCTACGAGGGAATCGGCCTTAGCGACCTCAGTGGCAGCTCCCATTCATCAGAGTGGCTGCAGAACCTTGACAACATTGGCCTCGACTCTACTCTTACTCCCTCATCTCGCGGTTCGTCGTTGGAGACCCCTTCGTTACCCCAGAACTCCTCCCTGATCGGATCGATCAACCCGTCCCGTCTCAAGGAGGTTGCTGCTGGTAAAATGGCTTCATATCCCGACCATGAAGGCGAGGCAGAGCCAGTATGGGCCATGCCTGTGCAGGTTATCCCCTCCAACCCACTCCCTACCTTTGCTCCTTCTGGCCTCAACCCCGCTGGAGACGAGGCGTTCACCACCCCTACTCCCAAGGCTTCGGCCCAGACCAAGCGCGCCACTCGCAAAcacgacgagatggacgacgGCACAACCCCCTCCAAGCGTATCCGCCGCATGAGCTCGTTGCCAGAGATCTACATCCCCGTAGTGCAGCAGCCTGTTCCTCGTGTGCTGCAGCGTTCAGCTTCGTCTGGTGGTATCATCATGCCTAGCCAGGACGACGGTGCTGGCTCGCCCTTCTTCAAGGCATCGCCCTTGGAAGCTCCAATGTCCGCCCCGATACCCCAGCAGGCTCAGTTCACCTCGTACCAGATGCCGGTCAACCCTGCCACCTCCGTGCCGACCATGCACACCAGGACGTACAGCAACTACAGCTCACTGGCTACCATCCCGGAGGCTCCTAGCTCTGCTCCTGCCGACGTGCAGTGGGCTACTGTCCCGCAGCAGGTGCACCAGCAtgtgcagcagcaacagcaacagcagcagcagcagcagcagcagcagcaataCCAGGAGCACCAGCAGCCTCAACagtaccagcagcaggcgcagcctcagcagcagccacaacAGTTCCAGCAGCAACACCCCCAGGCTGCTCTTGGATTCCAGTACGGTAGTGTGCAGGACACCTCTACATATGTTCCGCCGCCCACTGCCTCGACCCTGCACTCGCCTGCTCTGCAGTCGCCCATGCCCCCTGCTACGCCCTCTCTGCCGTCCAACATGGCTGGTCCTAAGCCGCCAGTGGCACCCTCGCTCCCTCCCAACATGGGTGTCTCTCGCCCTGTCATGACCCACCAGCACACTCTGTCGGCTTCAGCAATCATGCCCGGTGGACGTCCCATCCAGCAGCAGTTCCGGGCTTACCCCCAGCACGTGGGTAACAACCCTCCTAACTTTGGCGTGGGCCGCCCGCAACCTGCACACCTGCGACGATCGTCGGACACTGAGCTCGCCTTTGGTACCCAGGGCAATGTCGGTGCCATGCTGCGCTCTACCTCGGTCCCTCAGGGCCCCGGCGCTATGAACACACGCCCTGCCACTGCTGGTGGCATCtaccagccccagcagctgccgccaccaccgccaatCGGCACAAACTTCACGTACCAGCCGTCGGCGATCCCCTTGACGCCGTACCCCGAGCATGTGCAGACCCAGCCCGGTGTCCCCCCCAACTACGGCCAGATTGCCATTGGCCGCCCTGCTCCTGCCATGGCCATCGGCCGCCCAGTGCCACCCACTGTGCAGACGATGATCCCCGTCaccctgcagcagcagcaacaacagcagcagcaacagcagcgcaagcgcgtGTCATCCAAGCGCGTGGGCCAGTGCCTCAAGCCTGGAcccaagggcaagaacaAGAACAAGCCCGATGCGATTGCATCAGCCATCTCGTCTGGAGCGACTCTTCCTGGCGgagcctcgtcgagcgtcctccacctcggccctAGTGGCCCCAATGTGCTCACTGGACGAAGCACCTCGGTTGCGACGCAACCGGCCAACATGGTCCCAGTGACCTTTGACGAGTTCTGTGCTGCTTTCAACCGCACGCCTCGCGGCACCCTGGTCCCCACGCCGGCCATGGACCTGCTCATTGAGCGCTTGATGTacgccaccgacgacacggtTGTCGACGCGTGCTTCCGCTGGTGCTACACCATCGGCACAGAGTTTAACAAGGCTGCTCAGAAGCAGAGCAAGTACTTCAAGTGCTCGTTTGAGGAGTGTGCCGACTCTGCTCAGCGCATCTTTATGCGCAAGTCTGCGGTCGACAGCCACGTCCGCACGCATATCGGTTACCGGCCTTACAAGTGCGAAGTTGAT GCACGCTTTGTGCGCAAACATGACCGCGACCGCCACACTCAGACGACACACAAGAACGAAAAGTCGTTCGAGTGTGCCGACTGCAAGCAAAACTTTGCCAGgagcgacgcgctcctccgccaccgcgccaagcgcgacgcgtGCAAGGCCAGAATAGGGTAA